The sequence GCATAGTTACGGAAAACCCCTCAGCAGATTGGGACGCACCTTGCGCCGTCGAGTCGACTCGTTAGATTGAAATGAGAAAACTCATTCACTTCTGCCGCTGTCCTCCTGTTCGCCGAGTGCCTGTGTCGATTTCCATTATGCGTCGCTTTACCTTTTGTGCCGGTCACCGACTGGTCGGACACGAAGGGAAATGCCAAAACCTGCACGGGCACAATTACGTCCTCGAAGTCTACGTGACCGGACAGGAACAGGATGCCATCGGGCGCATCCTCGATTTCAAGCAATTGAAAACGCGTTGCAAGAACTGGATTGATGAGCACTGGGATCACGCTTTCGTGTTGTGGGACCAAGACGAAAACGGCCTCGCAGCGATCCGCAGCTCGCAGCCCCATCGTATCTACGAGCTGGACTGCAATCCGACCGCAGAGAACATGGCCAAGCATTTTCTGGAGGAGATCTGCCCCAAAATTTTGGGAGACAGTGGTGCGGTCGCTTTCAAAATCCGTTTGTGGGAGAGCGAAGAGACCTATGCTGAGGTGACCCTGGGCTAAGATGAGCAATTCTTCTTCACCTCACGATCTCGAGCCAGCCGGCACTGATGCAGTCCCGCTCGAAGCTAATGATCGGCCCTGGGAACGACTCGAAGAGCTGGCCGATGCGGGCGATCCCGAACCGCTCTCTGAATACCTTGATAGTCTCACGGCCGGTGATCAAGCGCTCGCACTGAGTCGTACCGACGAGGCCCACCATCAGCTCGTTTTGACGACGTTGGCAGTCGAGGACGCCGCCGAACTGTTGCGGCACTTGAGTGAGAGCCAAGCGGCTGAACTGGTCGAATCATTACCAGCCGAAGAAGCGGCGGCTATCGTCTATGAGATGCCCAGCGACGAGCAGGCAGACTTGCTGGGCGACTTGGACGACGAGCAAGCCGCTGCGATTCTCGAGGCATGGCCACGCGCCGACGCCACCGCTGCCCGGCAATTGGCGGCCTATAGCGACGACGTTGCCGGCGGATTGCTGGTCCGCGAAATCCTCCGATTCAATCGCTCGACGACCGTCGCGGATGTTATCGAAACCCTGTCTGAGAACGCCGACGAGTTTCGTGATTACGATGTGCAGTACGCCTATTTGACCGATGAAAATGAACGGCTCGTGGGTGTGGTGCCGATGCGAAATCTCCTATTCGCACGCCGGACAGAGCCGGTTGCCGATATCATGATCTCGGACCCATTGTCGCTGCTGGATTCCACTCCACTGGACGACTTGATCGAATTCTTCGACACCCACCATTTTCTTGGCGTGCCGATCGTTGACACCGAGGGTCGGTTGCTCGGCGTCGTCCACCGCAACGCGGTCGACTACGAAGCAACTCGGGCAGCTGAAAACGATTTTCTTAAAAGCCAAGGGATCATTGGCGGCGAAGAACTTCGCACCATGCCATTGATGCAGCGGGCCCGCCGTCGCCTAAGTTGGCTAAGTATCAACATCGTGCTCAATGTGGGTGCCGCAGGTGTCATCGCGATCTACCAAGACACCCTCGCACAGGTGATTGCGCTCGCCGTGTTTTTGCCGATCATCAGCGACATGAGCGGGTGCAGCGGCAATCAAGCTGTCGCCGTCAGCATGCGCGAACTGTCTTTAGGTCTGGTGCGACCGACGGAGATGATGCGAGTTTGGATGAAGGAAGCCGCCGTGGGGCTGGTTAACGGCGCCGCCCTAGGGCTGCTTGTTGCAATTGTGGCGATCATCTGGGACGGCAATCCGTACCTGGGCCTGGTGGTAGGCGTATCGCTGTTTTTCAATACCCTCATCGCCGTTTCAATTGGCGGAACGGTGCCGCTGCTACTGAAACGTCTCGGTTTCGACCCCGCCGTCGCCAGTGGTCCGTTGCTGACCACGGTGACCGACATGTGCGGTTTTTTCTTGGTCCTCGGACTGGCGACGCTCATGCTCGATCGGCTCATTTTATGAGACCGGCGAATGCCTTCAGGCGTTGCTCGCTGAACTGCGAGAGCGGCGTGCCACGTTCTCGGAGGCGAGATTTATCCTATCAGATCATGGTCTGCGGCACGCTTCTGGAAAAACGCACTCACCACTGAACCCATTCAACTGTTCAAGCTGCCGTCAGGCGACGGCAGCTCAATCGACGATTGGCTTAACTCCACTGCCGAGCAACGTCGTCGGCCAACAGAGCCAGCAGATCGTCGTCGTCAGCATCTTCACCCGCTGCCGAAGCTGACGCCACCGGTGAGCTCACGCCAGTTTCATGGGACTGCGTTACCAGGCCAGCGTCGACATCGCGACCGCTAATCTCACTGATGACATGATCGGTTACGGCACTCTCGGCTACTGGATCAGCGACAGTTGCCGTACCCTCAGATGGTTGCGGCACGACCGCTTGGGCAACTACCGGCTCACCCGAAGAGCCTGTCGATTTGTTGAGCTGGTTGATCACCTGCAAGGCATCGACTGAGGTGACAAATCCATCACCGTTGACGTCAAGGAAGTAGTGTCTGGCGTCGCTGGCGACATCTTCACCTTCGGACTCCACCCGTGTCATCGAGTTGATGATGATCAGGGCATCGATCGCCGTGATCAAATTATCATCATTGACGTCCGCTGGCATCGAGGCGTTGTGCAGTGGTTCGGCAGAACCTGTGATTGTGATCGAGGCCGTATCGTACTGAATATTCTCAATCGCGACGGGCGAATCATTCTTGTCGATCAACGTACTTTGGAACGGGAAACGATCTGCGGGAGATCCCGTTACCGATGTGGTCCCCGCTCGCTGACCACGGAAATAGATCGTGGCCAGTGTTGTACCCGATCCACCCAAGTCCTGCTGGTTGGAACCAAACTCATCGATCAAGCCCGGGCGATCGTTCACACCGACGGCGGCATCGAGTAGGAACTGAGGGTCGAACTCGACGTCAAAGTCAAATGTATTGGGATTGCCACCGTTGTCGACCGGAATCGTTGACAGGAAGTTTCGGTTGTAAAGAACATCCAAGAACCCAGCAAAGACAGCCTCGGTCGGTGGACGGCCTGAACCTAGGTCAATGGCGTCAATTCGAAGCCCAAATCGCTGACCCACGGGAACTGTGCTGATCGGATTACCAGCTTCGTCGACGAAGGTGAAGTCGTAACTGACCAGTGGGTTTTCTACCGCACCGACTGTCATCGTGACTTCAGCGACGCTGCTGACGGTTCCGAACTGAGGACTTTCCACAGTCAGGATATACGTAAAGCTATCGAACCCGCTGGCACCAATCCCAGGTGTGTAGGCAAGATAATCATTGCTCAGGTTTCCGTCATTTCCCACATCGACCCGAACCACAGAACCGTTTCCAGGTGCCTGTTTGATGGTCAGTCCAGTGACAGTATCACCGGCACTGATCAAGTCATTGGTCAACACGTTGAGTCGGGCAGGAACCCCGGGTGCCATCGCTTGGCCAGCAGAGTCGACACCGACTGGGAACGAGTCGTCCAAGGCGACCGGGAAATTATCGCCCGGCGGTGAGATCTCGATCTGTATCGAGTCGTAGCGAATCTGATCGTAAGTGAGGACCTCGGGGCCCGATGGTGTGATCAGCGTGGTTTCACTCACCGCGGCATCGGCAGGATCGGTCTTGAACGTCGCCAGTCCCGCGCCGGTGGCTTTCATCGTGATCGTGAAAAGTTCGGTAAAGCCGGTGAATGACGCGCGGTCATCCGAACTACCAATCGTGACCAAATCACTGAGTGCTTGAACGGCACCTACTTCGTCAATAATTCCAGGTGTGAGCGTATTGCCGAGTTGGAAAGACGGGGTCTCGAACTGCGGCCCGAACGTAATCTCAAATGGGAACGAGCCGTTCGGGTCAGCGACCGGTGAAACCAGTTCGGAGGTGTAGAGCAAATCAGTGAACGCGGACTGCAGGCCTTGAACAGCGACCGAGTCAGCTACCGAAATATCATCGACCGAGACACGCAGATGGAACTCTTGGCCTGCCTGCAGGCTCAACAGCGGCGTGTCATTGTTGGCATCAAGCAACTCAATCTTGAATTCAGCTTTGTCGTTGGCGAGAGCTTGGGGCGTAAGCACGATCGTCGCTCGCGCCATCTGCGAGGTCTGCCCCGAAGCATCACTGATCGTGTACGAGAACTGCTCGCTGCCTACGAACCCATCGGCAGGTGTGTATCGTACGCCGCGGCCAGCCGGGTCGATCGTGACGCTACCGCCGCTGGTACCCTGAGATACCTGTGTGATCGTCAACCCGCCACCGACCGACGCGATATCGTTGTCGAGAATGTTGAGAGGAACATTTTTCTCATTGCTGGCGACTTGGAAAATGTCGTCCACGGCAATCGGTTTGGCTGTCGCAAACTGAACCGTGACGCTGACCGTCGCATCACCTGTATTGCCAAAGCTATCGGTGACTTCATAGTCGAACGAGTCGGTGCCAGTGAAGTTCGATGGCGGCGAGTACAGCACGACCTGTTCGCCCGGGTTGCCCGGCCGAATCGTGACGATCCCACCTGCAGCACTGCGCGATGTGACATTCGAAATCGTCAGTGGGTTACTGGAGACATTATTGTCATTGCGGAGCACGTCGATCGGAAAAGAGACCGAATTCTGTGGGACGGTCACAACGTCGTCTGTCGCCAGACCACCGTTATTGCCAGCGGCCAAAATCCGAATCGCATGATCTTCGACTTCGCCGGTGTCAGCCGCCCCGCCCACGCCGAGCCCCGCCGTCAGGCTGTATCGGAACCGGCTGAATGTGTCGAGCACACCATCGTCAGTGCCGTCAGCGTTGACGTCAAATGAGGCTGGCAGGGTGATGTCAATGTTCGAGGTCCCCGTGCCGAGCACCAAGTCTTTGCGAATCTGTTCGCCAGCATCAAGGAAGTCGCCGTCGGCATTGAAGTCAATCCAAGCCTGCAGGTAGCCCGTACTACCGGTGGTGTTGGTCACACTGACTGCGATCGTGCCCGTGCCGCCGGCCCGCAGGGCACTGGTAACGATCACGCCGTCTTCATCGTCGATTTGGTCAAAATCAGGATTAACGAGATCATCGCCGCTGGCCGTCGCATTGGGCTGGCCGTCATTCTCACGATCGATCTGCGACCCGATGGTCAAGCCATCAGCGACACCATGGCTCGGTCCCCCGGCGTCAACGGTCGTCATGTAGGAATCGGGGGCATCGCCATAATCACGCGAGGGCAGACCGCCGAAATCGAAATGGCTACCCAGCGGAGCGCCGGTGAAGTTCACCACATATTCGCCCTCGGCATTGTTAGGCAGCGTGCGGATGAACCCGGGCTCAGCGACTTCACGAATTGCGTAGGGGCGACCAAGGATCGGCAGATCTAACTTGTAATAACCGTTGGCGTCCGTGATATCAAACGGTTCACCGAGATCGGGACGATTGTCGCCGTCGAGGTCAGCATAAATATACGCCCCGGCAATACCGGGCTCACCAGCATCCAGCGTGCTGTTGTTGTTAAGATCCGCGAATTTCCTGCCGGTCACGTCTGGATTGACTTGCGAGAATCCGAAGGTGGGCCCAACTCCACCGCCGGTGCCAACGGTGACCGTCTGAGAGGCTAGCGTTGTCGCGACGTAGTTTCCTGGTGATGCGATGACCAGGGTTTGCAAACCCGGAGTGGCACCGGTGATGACATACACACCGTTGTTGTTGGCAACAGACGATGGTTCGTTGAAGTCTTGAGTGCCGTTGCTGTTGTAATCGAGGAACACTGTCGACCCAGGCAGGATCGAGGATTGCCCAGCGGACGTGGATCCGCTGTTGGTCAACACTCCATTCGCCCCGACGTTCACTAAATCCGCACTGGTCTCGGATACCGGCGATTGGGCAACGATGGTGTAGGTGCCCGGGGCGGCAAAGATTGCATAGGTTCCCGTCGATCCGCTGACCGCACTGGGTTCGGAAGCATCGAGTTGACCATTTTGATTGACATCCAAAAAGACGCGGGCGCCGGGCAGACCAGGGTCGCCTGTACCGTTGCCGTCACCGTTGATATCAAAGAAAACTTGGCCCGACAAAGTGCCCGCGGTACTACCGGTTCCGCCGTCGGTATTGCCTTTACCTGTGGCCAGCGTCAATGACAGCGAAGCGGGACTGAAAAGTGTTCCAAACGTGATCACGCCCGCTGGATCGACAATGTCGGTGCGAAAACGTACCGGTACGTCATCGAAAGTCCCCAAAATGCCGTCAGCACCGACGCCTAAACCGTTTTCGGCATTCAGCGTGCCCCCACCGTCAATGAGAGACGGGATGAGGTTAGTGCCGTCGGTGTGAAACAGACCGAAGGTATGGGCGAGCTCATGAGTTGTCGTCGCACCGATTTCCAAGCCTAGAATATCCGCTTGGCTGATCGAAGCACCGGTGGGCACGGTCGCGACAAAATCTACCTCATTGTCAACCCACACTAATGCCGTCTCAGACGGATCAAAGTTCCCTACGTCAATGGTCTGGGCAATCCCCAGCGGGGGCACCACGAACTCAGGGAATGACGCTACCGAGCCAAACACGACGCGTGTGACAAGTGGGTTATTGCCTGGATCGGGATCGTCGAGACTATTGAGAATCGTAATTCCATACTGACCAGGAATCCCAGTCGCACTGTAGTTGCCGTTGGAACCGTAGTTTCCGACGTCGGCGAATTGACGTTCCACCGTCTGCGTGATCTGGCGGGCAATTTGGTTGTACTCATCGGGTGATGCAACTTGCACA comes from Allorhodopirellula heiligendammensis and encodes:
- a CDS encoding Ig-like domain-containing protein, whose protein sequence is MIHRQPSQPSSDSFSSDADASLARSRHRSRREKMRSRRKASRRLTMEGLEQRQLLAANPLGPIPGADDYDGPRNVGTVSSFKYTEKEAAQIRGQNDSYLDAEFVPLGNGSGQRDTVDISGSVSFQQVGGQFVTDIDYFSVDLKAGDILDIATIGAATAFDVSLPSSTDPSQPSSSIWFAQDGQDPAAPITDLYPIDSPLQTLGNAYAAQVVPRDGRYTISVSASTGFTNYTLGLRTYRPVTESLAIGQQQIVYLDFDGGSFARDEFNQNFALPGVPVGGRFRVPDISQTLNLAGVQVASPDEYNQIARQITQTVERQFADVGNYGSNGNYSATGIPGQYGITILNSLDDPDPGNNPLVTRVVFGSVASFPEFVVPPLGIAQTIDVGNFDPSETALVWVDNEVDFVATVPTGASISQADILGLEIGATTTHELAHTFGLFHTDGTNLIPSLIDGGGTLNAENGLGVGADGILGTFDDVPVRFRTDIVDPAGVITFGTLFSPASLSLTLATGKGNTDGGTGSTAGTLSGQVFFDINGDGNGTGDPGLPGARVFLDVNQNGQLDASEPSAVSGSTGTYAIFAAPGTYTIVAQSPVSETSADLVNVGANGVLTNSGSTSAGQSSILPGSTVFLDYNSNGTQDFNEPSSVANNNGVYVITGATPGLQTLVIASPGNYVATTLASQTVTVGTGGGVGPTFGFSQVNPDVTGRKFADLNNNSTLDAGEPGIAGAYIYADLDGDNRPDLGEPFDITDANGYYKLDLPILGRPYAIREVAEPGFIRTLPNNAEGEYVVNFTGAPLGSHFDFGGLPSRDYGDAPDSYMTTVDAGGPSHGVADGLTIGSQIDRENDGQPNATASGDDLVNPDFDQIDDEDGVIVTSALRAGGTGTIAVSVTNTTGSTGYLQAWIDFNADGDFLDAGEQIRKDLVLGTGTSNIDITLPASFDVNADGTDDGVLDTFSRFRYSLTAGLGVGGAADTGEVEDHAIRILAAGNNGGLATDDVVTVPQNSVSFPIDVLRNDNNVSSNPLTISNVTSRSAAGGIVTIRPGNPGEQVVLYSPPSNFTGTDSFDYEVTDSFGNTGDATVSVTVQFATAKPIAVDDIFQVASNEKNVPLNILDNDIASVGGGLTITQVSQGTSGGSVTIDPAGRGVRYTPADGFVGSEQFSYTISDASGQTSQMARATIVLTPQALANDKAEFKIELLDANNDTPLLSLQAGQEFHLRVSVDDISVADSVAVQGLQSAFTDLLYTSELVSPVADPNGSFPFEITFGPQFETPSFQLGNTLTPGIIDEVGAVQALSDLVTIGSSDDRASFTGFTELFTITMKATGAGLATFKTDPADAAVSETTLITPSGPEVLTYDQIRYDSIQIEISPPGDNFPVALDDSFPVGVDSAGQAMAPGVPARLNVLTNDLISAGDTVTGLTIKQAPGNGSVVRVDVGNDGNLSNDYLAYTPGIGASGFDSFTYILTVESPQFGTVSSVAEVTMTVGAVENPLVSYDFTFVDEAGNPISTVPVGQRFGLRIDAIDLGSGRPPTEAVFAGFLDVLYNRNFLSTIPVDNGGNPNTFDFDVEFDPQFLLDAAVGVNDRPGLIDEFGSNQQDLGGSGTTLATIYFRGQRAGTTSVTGSPADRFPFQSTLIDKNDSPVAIENIQYDTASITITGSAEPLHNASMPADVNDDNLITAIDALIIINSMTRVESEGEDVASDARHYFLDVNGDGFVTSVDALQVINQLNKSTGSSGEPVVAQAVVPQPSEGTATVADPVAESAVTDHVISEISGRDVDAGLVTQSHETGVSSPVASASAAGEDADDDDLLALLADDVARQWS
- the queD gene encoding 6-carboxytetrahydropterin synthase QueD, with amino-acid sequence MRRFTFCAGHRLVGHEGKCQNLHGHNYVLEVYVTGQEQDAIGRILDFKQLKTRCKNWIDEHWDHAFVLWDQDENGLAAIRSSQPHRIYELDCNPTAENMAKHFLEEICPKILGDSGAVAFKIRLWESEETYAEVTLG
- the mgtE gene encoding magnesium transporter is translated as MSNSSSPHDLEPAGTDAVPLEANDRPWERLEELADAGDPEPLSEYLDSLTAGDQALALSRTDEAHHQLVLTTLAVEDAAELLRHLSESQAAELVESLPAEEAAAIVYEMPSDEQADLLGDLDDEQAAAILEAWPRADATAARQLAAYSDDVAGGLLVREILRFNRSTTVADVIETLSENADEFRDYDVQYAYLTDENERLVGVVPMRNLLFARRTEPVADIMISDPLSLLDSTPLDDLIEFFDTHHFLGVPIVDTEGRLLGVVHRNAVDYEATRAAENDFLKSQGIIGGEELRTMPLMQRARRRLSWLSINIVLNVGAAGVIAIYQDTLAQVIALAVFLPIISDMSGCSGNQAVAVSMRELSLGLVRPTEMMRVWMKEAAVGLVNGAALGLLVAIVAIIWDGNPYLGLVVGVSLFFNTLIAVSIGGTVPLLLKRLGFDPAVASGPLLTTVTDMCGFFLVLGLATLMLDRLIL